A single genomic interval of Cucumis sativus cultivar 9930 chromosome 5, Cucumber_9930_V3, whole genome shotgun sequence harbors:
- the LOC101212264 gene encoding protein REVEILLE 1 isoform X1, whose product MGAVNMELQNTGGGLCSDNISSAVYEPTVTPDQYSSANVQLKEFCPKVRKPYTITKQRERWKEEEHEKFIEALKLYGRDWRQIEEHVGTKTAVQIRSHAQKFFSKVTRNSNGCSTTSIGCIEIPPPRPKRKPAHPYPRKEVPQSHKASPISEQTRSLSPQLSEKECQSPTSIVVAGSGSDTLMFTDSRIHHDSGSPDSSIPSTEPNSSSLDNESPTAALGIENSIPHEKIPTNLELFTKDNVIEKDDSTKEVSIQSLKLFGRTVLITDPHKHTPILENSMPEADRKPGENQKQVSPWNSIVMDSSTGNTDCTWNHGAFYFIQLNNGDSKQGDSAVPVSWWSSYGSYPFSFVHCFKQADSNPNQVNDKETHKDQSWCGSNTGSVNSGENGDKVSENDVESCRLFHNNRDGDSVSKEELIGKALSCELISSHEKNTKGFVPYKRCMAERATKPHTITEAEREEKRIRLCL is encoded by the exons ATGGGTGCTGTGAACATGGAATTACAA AACACTGGGGGAGGTCTCTGTTCTGACAACATTAGTTCAGCTGTTTATGAGCCAACTGTAACCCCTGATCAATACTCATCAGCAAATGTTCAATTGAAGGAATTTTGTCCCAAG GTGAGGAAACCTTACACAATcacaaaacaaagagaaaggTGGAAAGAGGAAGAGCATGAAAAGTTTATCGAAGCTTTGAAGCTCTACGGTCGCGACTGGCGACAAATAGAAG AGCATGTGGGCACGAAGACCGCAGTTCAGATTCGTAGCCATGCTCAGAAGTTTTTCTCCAAG GTCACACGTAATTCAAACGGGTGTAGCACAACTTCAATAGGATGCATTGAGATTCCTCCTCCGCGTCCTAAACGAAAGCCAGCTCATCCATATCCCCGAAAAGAAGTACCTCAATCTCATAAGGCATCTCCCATATCAGAACAGACAAGGTCTTTGTCTCCACAACTTTCAGAAAAAGAATGCCAGTCTCCAACATCAATAGTTGTAGCAGGGAGTGGTTCGGATACACTAATGTTCACTGATTCAAGGATCCATCATGACAGTGGATCTCCTGATTCGTCTATTCCATCCACAGAACCAAACTCATCTTCATTGGACAACGAGTCTCCGACAGCAGCCCTAGGGATAGAAAATTCAATCCCCCATGAGAAAATTCCAACG AACCTGGAGTTATTTACAAAGGATAATGTGATTGAAAAAGATGACTCTACAAAAGAAGTATCAATTCAGAGTCTGAAGCTCTTTGGAAGAACTGTATTAATAACAGATCCCCACAAACATACTCCGATTTTAGAGAACAGCATGCCCGAGGCTGACCGTAAACCAGGGGAAAACCAAAAGCAAGTATCACCATGGAACTCCATAGTGATGGACTCTTCTACAGGAAATACAGATTGCACTTGGAATCATGGAGCTTTCTATTTCATACAACTCAATAACGGAGACTCAAAGCAAGGCGATTCTGCAGTTCCGGTATCCTGGTGGAGCTCATATGGCAGTtatccattttcttttgtgcACTGTTTCAAACAAGCAGATTCAAATCCAAATCAAGTCAATGATAAGGAAACTCACAAGGATCAATCATGGTGCGGATCTAACACCGGATCAGTAAACAGTGGGGAAAATGGTGATAAAGTTAGCGAAAATGACGTCGAAAGCTGCAGATTATTTCACAACAATAGAGATGGAGATTCAGTTTCTAAAGAGGAGTTGATTGGAAAGGCATTGTCTTGTGAATTAATAAGTAGCCATGAAAAGAATACCAAAGGGTTTGTTCCTTACAAAAGATGCATGGCAGAGAGAGCTACAAAACCCCATACAATCACAGAAGCAGAGAGGGAGGAGAAGAGGATTAGACTTTGCTTAtag
- the LOC101212264 gene encoding protein REVEILLE 1 isoform X2, translating to MLLFQYPLSTIIYIFRFINVTRNSNGCSTTSIGCIEIPPPRPKRKPAHPYPRKEVPQSHKASPISEQTRSLSPQLSEKECQSPTSIVVAGSGSDTLMFTDSRIHHDSGSPDSSIPSTEPNSSSLDNESPTAALGIENSIPHEKIPTNLELFTKDNVIEKDDSTKEVSIQSLKLFGRTVLITDPHKHTPILENSMPEADRKPGENQKQVSPWNSIVMDSSTGNTDCTWNHGAFYFIQLNNGDSKQGDSAVPVSWWSSYGSYPFSFVHCFKQADSNPNQVNDKETHKDQSWCGSNTGSVNSGENGDKVSENDVESCRLFHNNRDGDSVSKEELIGKALSCELISSHEKNTKGFVPYKRCMAERATKPHTITEAEREEKRIRLCL from the exons ATGCTCTTATTCCAGTACCCATTATCTACCATAATATACATATTCCGATTTATAAAT GTCACACGTAATTCAAACGGGTGTAGCACAACTTCAATAGGATGCATTGAGATTCCTCCTCCGCGTCCTAAACGAAAGCCAGCTCATCCATATCCCCGAAAAGAAGTACCTCAATCTCATAAGGCATCTCCCATATCAGAACAGACAAGGTCTTTGTCTCCACAACTTTCAGAAAAAGAATGCCAGTCTCCAACATCAATAGTTGTAGCAGGGAGTGGTTCGGATACACTAATGTTCACTGATTCAAGGATCCATCATGACAGTGGATCTCCTGATTCGTCTATTCCATCCACAGAACCAAACTCATCTTCATTGGACAACGAGTCTCCGACAGCAGCCCTAGGGATAGAAAATTCAATCCCCCATGAGAAAATTCCAACG AACCTGGAGTTATTTACAAAGGATAATGTGATTGAAAAAGATGACTCTACAAAAGAAGTATCAATTCAGAGTCTGAAGCTCTTTGGAAGAACTGTATTAATAACAGATCCCCACAAACATACTCCGATTTTAGAGAACAGCATGCCCGAGGCTGACCGTAAACCAGGGGAAAACCAAAAGCAAGTATCACCATGGAACTCCATAGTGATGGACTCTTCTACAGGAAATACAGATTGCACTTGGAATCATGGAGCTTTCTATTTCATACAACTCAATAACGGAGACTCAAAGCAAGGCGATTCTGCAGTTCCGGTATCCTGGTGGAGCTCATATGGCAGTtatccattttcttttgtgcACTGTTTCAAACAAGCAGATTCAAATCCAAATCAAGTCAATGATAAGGAAACTCACAAGGATCAATCATGGTGCGGATCTAACACCGGATCAGTAAACAGTGGGGAAAATGGTGATAAAGTTAGCGAAAATGACGTCGAAAGCTGCAGATTATTTCACAACAATAGAGATGGAGATTCAGTTTCTAAAGAGGAGTTGATTGGAAAGGCATTGTCTTGTGAATTAATAAGTAGCCATGAAAAGAATACCAAAGGGTTTGTTCCTTACAAAAGATGCATGGCAGAGAGAGCTACAAAACCCCATACAATCACAGAAGCAGAGAGGGAGGAGAAGAGGATTAGACTTTGCTTAtag